A window of the Flavobacterium sangjuense genome harbors these coding sequences:
- the rplA gene encoding 50S ribosomal protein L1, translating into MAKLTKKQKEAASKIEKNKLYSLKDASSLLKVVASAKFDESVDIAVRLGVDPRKANQMVRGVVTLPHGTGKDIKVLALVTPDKEAEAKAAGADHVGLDDYLQKIKDGWTDVDVIITMPAIMGKLGPLGRVLGPRGLMPNPKTGTVTMEIGKAVAEVKAGKIDFKVDKTGIVHAGIGRISFESDKLVDNAHEIIQTLLKLKPTAAKGTYIKSIHLSSTMSPAIALDPKAV; encoded by the coding sequence ATGGCAAAATTGACAAAAAAACAAAAAGAAGCTGCTTCAAAAATTGAGAAAAACAAACTATATTCTTTAAAAGACGCTTCGTCTTTATTGAAAGTTGTTGCTTCTGCAAAATTTGATGAGTCAGTAGATATTGCTGTTCGTTTAGGAGTTGATCCAAGAAAAGCAAATCAAATGGTAAGAGGTGTTGTTACACTTCCTCATGGTACAGGAAAAGATATTAAAGTATTAGCTTTAGTAACTCCGGATAAAGAAGCAGAAGCGAAAGCTGCTGGTGCTGACCACGTAGGATTGGACGATTACCTTCAAAAAATTAAAGATGGTTGGACAGATGTTGATGTAATCATCACGATGCCTGCTATTATGGGTAAATTAGGTCCATTAGGACGTGTGTTAGGTCCAAGAGGCTTAATGCCAAACCCTAAAACTGGAACAGTAACCATGGAAATTGGTAAAGCTGTTGCTGAAGTAAAAGCAGGTAAAATCGACTTTAAAGTTGATAAAACCGGTATCGTTCACGCAGGAATTGGAAGAATCTCTTTTGAATCTGACAAACTTGTTGACAACGCACACGAAATTATTCAAACACTACTTAAATTAAAACCAACTGCAGCTAAAGGTACTTACATCAAGTCAATTCACTTGTCTAGTACTATGAGTCCTGCTATTGCTTTAGATCCTAAAGCGGTATAA
- the rpsU gene encoding 30S ribosomal protein S21 has translation MLIIPIKDGENIDRALKRYKRKFDKTGTVRQLRSRQAFIKPSVVRRAQVQKAAYIQNMKDGLES, from the coding sequence ATGTTAATTATACCAATTAAAGACGGAGAAAATATCGATAGAGCATTAAAGCGCTATAAAAGAAAATTTGATAAAACAGGAACTGTTCGTCAGTTGCGTTCGCGTCAGGCTTTCATTAAACCTTCAGTTGTTAGAAGAGCACAAGTTCAAAAAGCTGCTTACATTCAGAACATGAAAGACGGATTAGAAAGTTAG
- the rplJ gene encoding 50S ribosomal protein L10 — translation MTREEKSIAIEDLTAKLANANVVYIADTSGLNAETTSNLRRTCFKAGIKLEVVKNTLLEKAMEASSNNYGDLASVLKGNSSIFIADIANAPAKIIKDFRKKSDKPAFKGAYINGEIYIGDNLIDSLASLKSKEEVIGEIIGLLQSPAKRVIAALLNNAEQKGETAE, via the coding sequence ATGACAAGAGAAGAAAAATCAATCGCGATAGAAGATTTAACTGCAAAGTTGGCTAATGCAAATGTAGTTTACATTGCTGATACTTCAGGATTGAATGCTGAAACAACCTCTAACTTGAGAAGAACTTGCTTTAAAGCAGGTATCAAATTAGAAGTAGTTAAAAATACTTTGCTTGAAAAAGCAATGGAAGCTTCAAGTAATAATTATGGTGATTTGGCAAGTGTATTAAAAGGTAACTCTTCAATTTTTATTGCAGATATCGCTAATGCACCGGCAAAAATTATCAAAGATTTCAGAAAAAAATCAGATAAACCAGCTTTCAAAGGAGCTTACATCAATGGTGAAATTTACATCGGAGATAACCTTATCGATAGCTTGGCTTCATTGAAATCGAAAGAAGAAGTTATTGGAGAAATCATTGGATTACTTCAATCTCCTGCAAAACGTGTTATTGCAGCATTATTAAACAATGCAGAGCAAAAAGGCGAAACAGCAGAATAA
- the secE gene encoding preprotein translocase subunit SecE, translated as MTKVVNYISEAFDELKSNVTWPEWAEVQRLTIIVAVFSVVFALATWGVDEMCAKAIAGIFNLIKS; from the coding sequence ATGACAAAAGTTGTTAATTATATATCAGAAGCATTTGACGAATTAAAATCAAATGTTACTTGGCCGGAATGGGCTGAAGTACAACGTCTCACAATTATTGTGGCTGTTTTTTCAGTAGTTTTTGCCTTGGCAACATGGGGTGTTGATGAAATGTGTGCAAAAGCAATTGCTGGGATTTTTAATTTGATTAAATCATAA
- a CDS encoding acyl-CoA dehydrogenase family protein: protein MNSLYFTEDHELFRKSLQDFLQKEVVPHIEKWEKTGTIERFIWKKFGDMGFFGLAYPESYGGLNLDLFYTVILLEELQKIKSSGFAAAIWAHAYLAMTHLNAEGDERIKQDYLVPSISGDKIGALCLTEPFGGSDVAGMRTTAIKRGNKYIINGSKTFITNGVYADYYVVAAKTSPDLGNKGISMFLMDTNLKGVSATKLDKLGWRASDTAEIAFDNVEIPEENLMGEEGKGFPYIMQHFALERLIMAINAHARAEYAIEYTIDYMSNREAFGRTIDKFQALRHTMVDHATDVEHCKVFNYAAVARLNKGEYVVKEATMAKLKSTKVADETIYSCLQMLGGYGYMEEYPLARLFRDSRLGPIGGGTSEILREILSKMIIDKQNYQPAVK, encoded by the coding sequence ATGAATTCATTATACTTTACAGAAGATCACGAATTATTTAGGAAGAGTTTACAAGATTTTTTGCAGAAAGAAGTTGTTCCTCATATTGAAAAATGGGAAAAAACAGGAACAATTGAAAGGTTCATCTGGAAGAAGTTTGGCGACATGGGTTTTTTCGGTTTAGCCTATCCTGAATCTTATGGCGGATTGAATTTAGATTTATTTTATACAGTTATTTTATTAGAAGAACTTCAAAAAATAAAATCTTCTGGTTTTGCTGCAGCCATTTGGGCACATGCCTATTTAGCAATGACGCATTTAAATGCCGAAGGTGATGAACGAATCAAGCAAGATTATTTAGTGCCAAGTATTTCCGGAGATAAGATAGGAGCATTATGTCTGACTGAACCTTTTGGTGGTAGTGATGTAGCGGGAATGAGAACAACAGCTATAAAAAGAGGAAATAAATATATCATAAACGGTTCTAAAACCTTTATTACAAATGGTGTTTATGCCGATTATTATGTAGTTGCTGCTAAGACAAGTCCGGACTTAGGAAACAAAGGAATCAGTATGTTTTTGATGGATACCAATCTAAAAGGAGTTTCGGCAACAAAGCTTGATAAATTGGGCTGGAGAGCTTCAGATACTGCAGAAATTGCATTTGATAATGTAGAAATTCCCGAAGAAAATTTGATGGGAGAAGAAGGAAAAGGTTTCCCGTATATCATGCAGCATTTCGCCTTAGAGCGATTAATCATGGCAATCAATGCCCATGCAAGAGCGGAGTATGCTATAGAATATACTATTGACTATATGTCTAATCGTGAAGCATTTGGTAGAACTATCGATAAATTTCAAGCGTTAAGACATACAATGGTTGACCATGCCACAGATGTAGAACATTGCAAAGTATTTAATTATGCTGCTGTTGCCCGATTAAATAAAGGGGAATACGTAGTAAAGGAAGCTACTATGGCCAAATTAAAATCTACTAAAGTAGCAGATGAAACTATTTACAGCTGTTTGCAAATGCTTGGTGGTTACGGCTATATGGAAGAATATCCGTTAGCTCGTTTGTTTAGAGATAGTCGTTTAGGGCCTATAGGAGGCGGGACTTCTGAAATTCTTAGAGAGATTTTATCAAAAATGATAATCGACAAACAAAACTATCAGCCAGCTGTGAAATAG
- the hpf gene encoding ribosome hibernation-promoting factor, HPF/YfiA family, with protein sequence MKVSVNAVNFTVDRKLVDFIQERLTKLEKFYDKVVSADVFLKVEKTSDKENKVVEVKIHVPGDDFMVKKQCKTFEEAIEISAESLERLLIKRKEKIRTHI encoded by the coding sequence ATGAAGGTAAGTGTTAATGCAGTTAACTTTACTGTTGACAGAAAGTTAGTAGATTTTATTCAAGAAAGATTGACTAAACTTGAAAAATTTTATGATAAAGTTGTCTCAGCTGACGTTTTTTTGAAGGTTGAAAAGACAAGTGATAAAGAAAATAAAGTAGTTGAGGTTAAAATTCATGTTCCGGGAGACGATTTTATGGTAAAAAAGCAATGCAAAACTTTCGAGGAAGCAATAGAGATTTCGGCAGAATCTTTAGAGCGATTATTGATTAAAAGAAAAGAAAAAATCAGAACACATATATAA
- the nusG gene encoding transcription termination/antitermination protein NusG, translating to MADNNVKKWYVVRAVSGQENKVKAYIETEINRLGMSDYVSQVLVPTEKVVQVRDGKKIAKDKVYFPGYVMIEANLVGEIPHIIKSITSVIGFLGEVKGGEPVPLRMSEVNRMLGKVDELAVNTDTQAIPFKIDETIKVIDGPFNGFNGTIEKINEEKRKLEVMVKIFGRKTPLELSFMQVEKV from the coding sequence ATGGCAGATAATAATGTAAAAAAATGGTATGTGGTTCGTGCTGTAAGTGGACAAGAAAATAAAGTCAAAGCTTACATCGAAACAGAAATCAATAGATTAGGAATGTCGGATTACGTATCTCAGGTTCTTGTTCCTACTGAAAAAGTAGTTCAGGTAAGAGATGGTAAAAAAATAGCTAAGGATAAAGTTTATTTTCCCGGTTATGTAATGATTGAAGCTAATCTTGTTGGTGAGATACCTCATATTATCAAATCGATTACCAGTGTAATTGGTTTTTTAGGTGAAGTAAAAGGTGGAGAACCTGTGCCATTAAGAATGTCAGAAGTGAATAGAATGTTAGGTAAAGTTGATGAATTAGCTGTTAACACAGATACTCAGGCAATACCTTTCAAAATTGATGAAACAATTAAGGTTATTGATGGACCTTTCAATGGATTCAACGGAACTATTGAAAAAATCAATGAAGAAAAGCGTAAGCTGGAAGTGATGGTGAAAATCTTCGGAAGAAAAACACCATTAGAATTGAGCTTTATGCAAGTTGAAAAAGTATAA
- the tuf gene encoding elongation factor Tu: MAKENFNRNKPHLNIGTIGHVDHGKTTLTAAITKVLSDAGYCQAKSFDQIDNAPEEKERGITINTSHVEYETANRHYAHVDCPGHADYVKNMVTGAAQMDGAILVVAATDGPMPQTREHILLGRQVGIPRIVVFMNKVDMVDDAELLELVEMEIRDLLSFYEYDGDNGPVIQGSALGGLNNDPAWVPKIIELMAAVDAWIEEPVRDNAKPFLMPVEDVFTITGRGTVATGRIETGVANTGDPVEIIGMGADKLTSTITGVEMFRKILDRGEAGDNVGLLLRGVDKADIKRGMVIIKPGSVKPHAKFKAEVYILKKEEGGRHTPFHNNYRPQFYVRTTDVTGVISLPTGVEMVMPGDNLTIDVALLSPIAMNVGLRFAIREGGRTVGAGQVTEIVA, from the coding sequence ATGGCAAAAGAAAATTTTAACCGTAACAAGCCCCACTTAAACATCGGAACGATTGGGCACGTTGACCACGGAAAAACTACATTAACTGCAGCAATCACTAAAGTATTGTCTGATGCAGGATATTGTCAAGCAAAATCATTTGATCAAATTGATAATGCTCCAGAAGAAAAAGAAAGAGGTATTACTATTAATACATCACACGTAGAGTACGAAACTGCTAACCGTCACTATGCACACGTTGACTGTCCAGGTCACGCGGATTACGTGAAAAACATGGTTACTGGTGCTGCTCAAATGGACGGTGCTATCTTAGTAGTAGCTGCTACTGACGGACCAATGCCACAAACACGTGAGCACATCCTTTTAGGACGTCAGGTTGGTATTCCAAGAATCGTTGTATTCATGAATAAAGTGGATATGGTTGATGACGCGGAATTATTAGAATTAGTTGAAATGGAAATCAGAGACTTATTGTCTTTCTACGAATATGATGGAGATAATGGTCCTGTTATTCAAGGTTCAGCTTTAGGTGGATTGAATAATGACCCTGCTTGGGTACCAAAAATCATCGAATTAATGGCTGCTGTTGATGCATGGATTGAAGAACCAGTTCGTGATAACGCAAAACCATTCTTGATGCCAGTTGAGGACGTATTTACAATTACTGGTCGTGGTACTGTTGCTACAGGTCGTATCGAAACAGGAGTTGCTAATACAGGAGATCCAGTTGAAATCATTGGTATGGGAGCTGACAAATTAACTTCTACAATTACTGGAGTTGAGATGTTCCGTAAAATCCTTGACAGAGGTGAAGCTGGAGATAACGTAGGTTTATTGTTAAGAGGTGTTGATAAAGCTGATATCAAAAGAGGTATGGTTATTATTAAGCCAGGTTCAGTAAAACCACACGCTAAATTCAAAGCTGAGGTTTATATCTTGAAAAAAGAAGAAGGTGGTCGTCACACACCATTCCACAATAACTACCGTCCACAGTTCTACGTACGTACAACTGACGTAACTGGAGTTATTTCTTTACCAACAGGTGTAGAGATGGTAATGCCAGGTGATAACTTAACTATTGATGTTGCTTTATTAAGCCCAATCGCTATGAACGTAGGTTTACGTTTCGCTATCCGTGAAGGTGGTAGAACAGTTGGTGCTGGTCAGGTAACTGAAATAGTAGCATAA
- the rplK gene encoding 50S ribosomal protein L11 produces the protein MAKEISKVVKLQVKGGAANPSPPVGPALGAAGVNIMEFCKQFNARTQDQPGKVLPVQITVYKDKSFDFVVKTPPAAIQLMDAAKLKSGSGEPNRKKVANVTWDQIKGIAEDKMVDLNAFTIESAMSMIAGTARSMGITVTGDSPLNKG, from the coding sequence ATGGCTAAAGAGATTAGTAAAGTAGTTAAACTACAAGTTAAGGGAGGTGCTGCGAACCCGTCGCCACCGGTTGGACCTGCTCTGGGAGCTGCTGGTGTTAATATCATGGAGTTCTGTAAGCAATTTAATGCTAGAACACAAGATCAACCTGGCAAAGTGTTACCGGTACAAATTACCGTGTATAAAGACAAATCGTTCGATTTTGTTGTAAAAACTCCACCTGCTGCTATTCAATTAATGGATGCTGCTAAATTGAAATCTGGTTCAGGCGAGCCTAACAGAAAAAAAGTTGCTAACGTAACTTGGGATCAAATTAAAGGAATCGCTGAAGACAAGATGGTTGATTTAAATGCTTTCACAATTGAATCTGCGATGAGCATGATTGCTGGAACAGCTAGATCTATGGGTATAACTGTAACTGGAGATTCTCCTCTAAACAAAGGATAA
- the rpoB gene encoding DNA-directed RNA polymerase subunit beta: protein MITNQTERLNFASTKNIPQYPDFLDVQVKSFQDFFQLETKSDERGNEGLYNTFMENFPITDTRNQFVLEFLDYFVDPPRYTIQECIERGLTYSVPLKARLKLYCTDPEHEDFETIVQDVYLGTIPYMTPSGTFVINGAERVVVSQLHRSPGVFFGQSFHANGTKLYSARVIPFKGSWIEFATDINSVMYAYIDRKKKLPVTTLFRAIGFERDKDILEIFDLAEEIKVSKTGLKKYIGRKLAARVLNTWHEDFVDEDSGEVVSIERNEIILDRDTIIDKDNVEEIIDSNVKSILLHKEDANQGDYAIIHNTLQKDPTNSEKEAVEHIYRQLRNAEPPDEETARGIIDKLFFSDQRYNLGEVGRYRMNKKLGLDIPMEKQVLTKEDIITIVKYLIELINAKADIDDIDHLSNRRVRTVGEQLSQQFGVGLARMARTIRERMNVRDNEVFTPIDLINAKTLSSVINSFFGTNQLSQFMDQTNPLAEITHKRRLSALGPGGLSRERAGFEVRDVHYTHYGRLCPIETPEGPNIGLISSLGVYAKVNGMGFIETPYREVKNGVVDLNAEPIYLSAEEEEGKMIAQANIEMDAKGKITADKVIAREEGDFPVVDPNQVHYTDVAPNQIASISASLIPFLEHDDANRALMGSNMMRQAVPLLRPEAPIVGTGLEQQVASDSRVLINAEGEGTVEYVDANMITIKYDRTEAERMVSFDPDEKTYQLIKFRKTNQSTSINLKPIVRKGDRVKLGQVLCEGYATQNGELALGRNLKVAFMPWKGYNFEDAIVISEKVVRDDIFTSIHVDDYSLEVRDTKLGNEELTNDIPNVSEEATKDLDENGMIRIGAEVKPGDILIGKITPKGESDPTPEEKLLRAIFGDKAGDVKDASLKASPSLHGVVLDKKLFARAVKDKKKRTKDKDDLTSLEMEFETKFVDLKDKLVEKLFTIVNGKTSQGVMNDLGEEVLPKGKKYTLKMLHAVEDFAHLTKGQWVADEESNTLVNDLIHNYKIKLNDLQGALRREKFTITVGDELPAGILKLAKVYIAKKRKLKVGDKMAGRHGNKGIVARIVRHEDMPFLEDGTPVDIVLNPLGVPSRMNIGQIYETVLGWAGMNLGRKFATPIFDGATLDQINELTDEAGIPRFGHTYLYDGGTGERFHQAATVGVIYMLKLGHMVDDKMHARSIGPYSLITQQPLGGKAQFGGQRFGEMEVWALEAYGASSTLREILTVKSDDVIGRAKTYEAIVKGETMPEPGLPESFNVLMHELKGLGLDIRLEE from the coding sequence ATGATAACAAATCAGACCGAAAGATTGAATTTTGCCTCTACTAAAAACATACCACAGTATCCGGATTTTCTGGATGTTCAGGTAAAATCTTTTCAAGATTTCTTCCAATTGGAAACGAAATCAGACGAAAGAGGCAACGAAGGGTTATACAACACCTTCATGGAAAACTTTCCAATTACTGATACAAGAAACCAATTTGTATTGGAATTTCTAGATTATTTTGTTGACCCACCACGTTACACAATTCAAGAGTGTATCGAAAGAGGTTTAACATATAGTGTGCCTTTGAAAGCACGTCTAAAACTTTATTGTACAGATCCGGAACACGAGGATTTTGAAACTATCGTACAGGATGTTTATTTAGGAACTATTCCTTACATGACGCCAAGCGGTACTTTTGTAATCAATGGTGCTGAGCGTGTAGTAGTTTCTCAATTACACCGTTCACCTGGAGTTTTCTTTGGTCAAAGTTTCCATGCCAATGGTACGAAGTTATATTCAGCAAGAGTAATTCCTTTTAAAGGATCTTGGATTGAATTTGCTACGGATATCAACAGCGTAATGTATGCGTACATTGATAGAAAGAAAAAATTACCTGTAACGACTTTATTCCGTGCAATCGGTTTCGAAAGAGATAAGGATATCCTTGAGATTTTCGACCTTGCTGAGGAAATTAAAGTTTCTAAAACAGGACTTAAAAAATATATTGGTAGAAAGTTAGCTGCGAGAGTATTGAATACTTGGCACGAAGATTTCGTGGATGAAGATTCAGGAGAAGTAGTTTCTATCGAGCGTAACGAAATTATCCTTGATAGAGATACCATTATCGATAAAGATAATGTGGAAGAAATCATCGATTCTAACGTTAAATCTATTTTGTTACATAAAGAAGATGCTAATCAAGGCGATTATGCAATCATCCATAACACGTTACAAAAAGATCCAACAAACTCTGAAAAAGAAGCCGTTGAGCATATCTACAGACAATTGCGTAATGCAGAACCGCCTGATGAAGAAACTGCTCGTGGTATTATAGATAAATTGTTCTTCTCTGACCAACGTTATAACTTAGGTGAAGTTGGTCGTTACAGAATGAACAAGAAACTTGGTTTGGATATCCCAATGGAAAAGCAAGTGCTTACCAAAGAAGATATCATCACCATTGTAAAATATTTGATTGAGTTAATTAATGCGAAAGCAGATATTGATGATATCGATCACTTATCAAACCGTCGTGTTAGAACAGTTGGAGAACAATTGTCACAACAATTCGGTGTTGGTTTAGCGCGTATGGCTCGTACTATCCGTGAGAGAATGAACGTTAGAGATAACGAGGTGTTTACACCAATCGATTTGATTAATGCTAAAACATTATCATCAGTTATCAACTCTTTCTTTGGAACGAACCAGTTATCTCAATTCATGGATCAAACGAATCCACTAGCTGAGATTACGCACAAAAGAAGATTATCAGCACTTGGACCAGGTGGACTTTCAAGAGAAAGAGCAGGATTTGAGGTACGTGACGTTCACTATACGCACTACGGAAGACTTTGCCCAATTGAAACTCCTGAGGGACCAAACATTGGACTTATTTCGTCACTTGGTGTTTACGCTAAAGTTAACGGAATGGGATTCATTGAAACTCCTTATCGTGAAGTTAAAAATGGTGTAGTTGATTTAAATGCTGAGCCAATTTACTTAAGCGCTGAAGAAGAAGAAGGAAAAATGATTGCTCAGGCAAACATCGAAATGGATGCTAAAGGAAAAATTACTGCTGATAAAGTTATTGCCCGTGAAGAAGGTGATTTCCCGGTAGTTGATCCAAATCAAGTTCACTATACAGACGTTGCGCCTAATCAAATTGCATCGATTTCGGCTTCATTGATTCCTTTCTTGGAGCATGATGATGCGAACCGTGCGTTGATGGGATCAAACATGATGCGTCAGGCTGTGCCATTGTTACGTCCTGAAGCACCAATCGTTGGAACCGGTTTAGAGCAACAAGTAGCTTCTGATTCAAGAGTATTGATTAATGCTGAAGGAGAAGGAACTGTAGAATACGTTGATGCTAATATGATTACTATCAAGTATGACAGAACTGAAGCGGAAAGAATGGTAAGTTTTGACCCAGATGAAAAAACATACCAATTAATCAAATTCAGAAAAACGAATCAAAGTACATCTATCAACTTGAAACCTATCGTTAGAAAAGGTGACAGAGTTAAATTAGGTCAAGTACTTTGTGAAGGATATGCAACGCAAAATGGAGAGTTAGCTTTAGGTAGAAACCTTAAAGTTGCCTTTATGCCTTGGAAAGGGTATAACTTCGAGGATGCGATTGTGATTTCTGAAAAAGTAGTTCGTGATGATATTTTCACTTCTATCCACGTTGATGATTATTCTTTGGAAGTTAGAGATACTAAATTAGGTAACGAAGAGTTAACTAATGATATTCCTAACGTTTCTGAAGAAGCAACTAAAGATTTAGATGAAAACGGAATGATTAGAATTGGTGCCGAAGTTAAACCTGGCGACATCCTAATCGGAAAAATTACACCAAAAGGAGAATCAGATCCAACTCCGGAAGAAAAACTTTTAAGAGCTATCTTTGGTGATAAAGCTGGTGACGTAAAAGATGCTTCATTAAAAGCTTCTCCATCATTGCACGGTGTAGTTTTAGATAAAAAATTATTCGCAAGAGCAGTAAAAGATAAAAAGAAAAGAACCAAGGATAAAGATGATTTGACATCTTTAGAAATGGAATTCGAAACCAAATTTGTTGATTTAAAAGACAAATTAGTAGAGAAACTTTTCACTATCGTAAACGGAAAAACATCACAAGGTGTAATGAACGATTTAGGAGAAGAAGTTTTACCAAAAGGTAAAAAATACACTCTTAAAATGTTACACGCTGTTGAAGATTTCGCTCACTTAACAAAAGGACAATGGGTTGCAGATGAAGAGTCAAATACGTTAGTAAACGACTTAATTCACAACTACAAAATCAAATTAAACGATTTACAAGGTGCTTTAAGAAGAGAGAAATTTACCATCACTGTTGGAGATGAATTACCTGCCGGTATCTTGAAACTTGCTAAAGTTTACATCGCTAAGAAACGTAAACTGAAAGTGGGTGATAAAATGGCTGGACGTCACGGAAACAAAGGTATTGTAGCTCGTATCGTTCGTCATGAAGATATGCCATTCCTTGAAGACGGAACGCCGGTTGATATCGTATTGAATCCACTTGGTGTGCCTTCTCGTATGAACATCGGACAGATTTATGAAACGGTTCTTGGTTGGGCTGGAATGAACTTGGGTAGAAAATTTGCTACACCAATTTTTGACGGAGCAACTTTAGATCAAATCAATGAATTGACTGATGAAGCCGGAATTCCACGTTTTGGTCATACATATTTGTATGATGGTGGTACCGGAGAGCGTTTTCATCAGGCAGCAACTGTCGGAGTTATCTATATGTTGAAACTTGGACATATGGTTGATGATAAAATGCACGCACGTTCTATTGGTCCATACTCTCTTATTACACAACAACCATTGGGTGGTAAAGCTCAATTTGGAGGTCAGCGTTTTGGAGAAATGGAGGTTTGGGCACTTGAAGCTTATGGAGCATCAAGTACGCTTAGAGAAATTTTGACTGTTAAATCGGATGACGTTATTGGTAGAGCTAAAACTTACGAAGCTATCGTTAAGGGAGAAACTATGCCGGAACCAGGATTGCCAGAATCATTCAATGTATTGATGCATGAATTGAAAGGTCTTGGATTAGACATCAGATTAGAAGAATAA
- the rplL gene encoding 50S ribosomal protein L7/L12 produces MADLKQFAETLVNLTVKEVNDLATILKDEYGIEPAAAAVVVAAGGGDAGAGAEEQTEFTVVLKEAGASKLAVVKAVKELTGLGLKEAKDLVDGAPSNIKEGVTKAEAEGLKKSLEEAGAVVELK; encoded by the coding sequence ATGGCAGATTTGAAACAATTCGCAGAAACGTTAGTTAACCTTACAGTAAAAGAAGTTAACGATTTAGCTACAATATTAAAAGATGAGTATGGTATCGAACCAGCTGCTGCAGCTGTAGTAGTTGCTGCTGGTGGTGGAGATGCTGGTGCTGGTGCTGAAGAGCAAACAGAATTCACAGTAGTACTTAAAGAAGCTGGTGCTTCTAAATTAGCTGTTGTAAAAGCAGTAAAAGAATTAACAGGTTTAGGTTTGAAAGAAGCTAAAGATCTTGTTGACGGTGCACCATCAAACATCAAAGAAGGAGTTACTAAAGCAGAAGCTGAAGGTTTGAAAAAATCTTTAGAAGAAGCTGGAGCTGTTGTTGAATTAAAGTAA
- a CDS encoding tyrosine-type recombinase/integrase, with protein sequence MENSKNKFHDYLLLEKNYSQHTVTAYINDIGFFESFLSNEYDDDNLLRVNYNQIRSWIVSLSDDGISNTSINRKISSLKSFYKFLLKTKQIEVSPLLKHKALKSPKKIQIPFSEKELDLVLNQITYKEGFEGIRDKLIIDLFYTTGIRRTELINLKIQNVDLSNKTIKVIGKRNKERIIPILTIIEEQVKKYLSERSSIQDVKEADYFFLLTNGVKLNDSFVYRLINYYFSNVSEKVKKSPHILRHTFATHLLNNGADINSVKELLGHSSLASTQVYTHNSLAELQKVYNGAHPRNKK encoded by the coding sequence ATGGAAAATTCTAAAAATAAGTTTCATGATTATTTATTGTTGGAGAAAAACTATTCCCAACATACCGTTACGGCTTATATAAATGATATAGGTTTTTTTGAATCTTTTTTATCCAATGAATATGATGATGATAATTTACTTCGGGTGAATTACAACCAGATTCGCTCCTGGATAGTTTCGCTTTCTGATGATGGAATTTCAAACACTTCAATTAATCGAAAAATTTCTTCCTTAAAATCGTTTTATAAATTTCTGCTAAAGACAAAGCAAATAGAAGTAAGTCCGTTATTAAAACACAAAGCGCTAAAATCTCCCAAGAAAATTCAAATTCCCTTTTCGGAAAAAGAACTTGATTTAGTTTTAAATCAAATAACTTATAAAGAAGGTTTTGAAGGAATTAGGGATAAATTAATTATTGATTTATTTTATACAACAGGAATTCGTAGAACAGAACTTATAAATTTAAAAATCCAGAACGTAGACTTATCAAATAAAACAATCAAAGTTATCGGGAAAAGAAACAAAGAAAGAATTATTCCAATTTTAACAATAATTGAAGAACAGGTAAAAAAATATTTGTCTGAAAGGTCAAGTATACAAGATGTTAAAGAAGCGGATTATTTTTTTCTGTTAACAAATGGCGTTAAATTGAACGATTCGTTTGTTTATCGGCTAATAAATTATTACTTTAGTAATGTCTCAGAGAAGGTAAAGAAAAGTCCCCATATATTAAGGCATACTTTTGCAACTCACCTACTTAATAACGGGGCAGACATAAATTCAGTAAAGGAATTATTAGGACATTCTAGTTTAGCTTCGACACAAGTCTACACGCACAATAGTTTAGCGGAACTCCAAAAAGTCTATAATGGCGCGCATCCTAGAAATAAAAAGTAA